The window TTCAACTCCAAAGGCTACCACCCGCCGAAGGCGGTCAAACCCGAAAATTGCGTGAACTGCGACCTGTGCGAGATGATATGTCCGGAGTTCGCTATATACTGCTTAACCGTAGAAGAGGAGCCGGTACCGGCGGAAGGAGGGCAAGGCTCGTGAAAGCGGACCCGACGGGCGTTAGGACCGGCACGCTGTACCTCGACGGCGACCGCGCCATCGCGGAGGGGGCCATGGCGGCGGGATGTCGTTTCTTCGCCGGCTATCCCATTACGCCTTCCACGGAATGCGCCGAACATATTAGTGAACGTTTTCCCGAAGTCGGCGGCATTTTTATTCAAATGGAGGACGAGATAGCGTCCATAGCCGCCATCATCGGCGCGTCGTGGGGCGGCGCGCGGAGCATGACGGTTACCTCCGGCCCGGGCATCAGCCTGATGATGGAGAACATCGGCCTGGCCGCGATGTTGGAGACGCCGTGCGTCGTGGCCAACGTTCAACGCGGCGGCCCGTCCACCGGCCTGCCGACGATGGTGGGGCAGGCCGACGTGATGCAGGCGCGGTGGGGCTCCCACGGCGACTACGAGATAATCGCGTACGCGCCGCAGTCGCCGCAGGAGGCGTTCGACTTCACTATTAAAGCGTTCAACATGGCCGAGAAATATCGGACGCCGGTCATCGTGCTGCTCGACGAGTGCGTGGGCCATATGGTGGAGAAGGTGGTCATCCCGCCCGCGGACGCCATCGAGCTCGAGCCCCGGCGCCTGACGGACGCCGCCAAGGACGAATACTTGCCGTACGCCTACGGCGACGACCTGGTCCCGGACATGGCGATAGCCGGCATGGGGTACCGCTTCCACGTAACGGGCCTGACCCACGACGAGCGCGGCTACCCCGATATGAGCGTACGGTGCCAGGAATGGCTCGTGCCGCGGCTGGTAGCGAAGATTCGCGAAAACGCCGACGACATCGTCGACTTCGACGAGGAGGATACCGACGGCGCGGACGTCGTCGTGCTATCCTTCGGCATCAGCGGGCGCGTCTCGCGGATGGCCATCGACCTCGCCCGGGAGAAGGGGATAAAGGTAGGCTTCTTTAGGCTCCGCGCTATCTGGCCTTTCCCCGAAAAGCGCATAGCGGAGCTCGCGAAGAAGATAAAGGCGTTCGTGGTCGTCGAAATAAACCTGGGTCAAATTTTCTACGAAGTCCAGCGCTGCGCCGCGGGGCGGTGCGAGACGCTCCTATCGCCCCACGCCGGCGGCGGCGTCCACGACCCGGAGGATATATTAAAGGTAATCGAGAAGGGGGCCAAGGTAAAATGAGCCCTAAGGGAGTACCGGAAGCGGTCATAGCCGCCGTAAGCGCGGAAGAACACCCCATCGCGCCGTTCTTGCGTATGGACCGCATGCCGCATATCTGGTGCAGTACCTGCGGCATCGGAACGGCCGTGAAGGCGCTGGCCGCGGCCTTAGAGAAGTTGGATACGGACCTCGACAAAGTATCCATCGTCTCCGGCATCGGCTGCACCGGCCGCGTCGCGGGTTACGTTCGCCTCGACAGCTTCCACACCACGCACGGCCGGCCTATCCCGTTCGCCACCGGCCTGAAGCTCGCCAACCCGGAGCTCACCGTCATCGTCTTCTCGGGCGACGGCGACCTCGCCGCCATCGGCGGCAACCACTTCATCCACGCCGCCCGCCGCAACATGGACCTCAAGGTCATCTGCGTCAACAACTTCATCTACGGCATGACCGGCGGCCAGGTGGCGCCTACCACGCCCCTTAACGCGCTGACGTCCACCACCCCCTACGGCAACGCCGACCCGCCGTTCAACCTGTGCCACCTCGCCGCGGCCTGCGGCGCCAACTACGTCGCCCGGTGGACCGCGCTACACGTCCGACGTTTGACCAAGGCCTTCGGGGAGATACTGGTCAAGCCCGGTTTCTGCTTCGTCGAGGTCATAACGCCGTGTTCGACGCTGTACGCGCGCAAGAACCGCCTCGGCACCGGCCTCGACATCATGAAGTACTACCACGACAATACGGTCATCGAGCACGGCGCGGACCCCGCCGATACCGACATCGTCTTCGGCGGCCCGATAATATGCGGCAAATTCGTCGAGCGCGACCGGCCCACGTGGCTGGAGTACCAGGACCGGCACCTCGGCGAAATATTGGGCGACAAGTACTACCGCGGCAAAGTCGTCCAGGGGGCGAGCGAGCGATGAGGCGCGAGATACGCATCACCGGCTTCGGCGGCCAGGGCGTGATATTGTCCGGCGTTATCGTCGGCAAGGCCGCCTCCATTTACGACGAAAAGAACGCCACCATGTCGCAGTCCTACGGTCCGGAAGCCCGCGGCTCGGCCTGCTCGACGCAGGTCCTCATCGACGACAAAGAAATCCTGTATCCCTACATCCGCAAATCGGACGTCCTGGTCGCGATGTCGCAGGAAGGTTATTCCAAGTTCGTAAGCGAGCTGAAGGCCGACGGCGTCCTGATATACGACGAGGACCTCGTCGACCCCGGCGAGGTAAAAAAGGGCATAGGAGTTTATCCCATAAAAGCCCAGCGGATGGCCGAGACCGACCTCGGCCGCAAGATCGTGACGAACATCGTGATGCTGGGCTTCTTTACGGCGGTAACGCAGGCCGTCCCCAAAGAGGCGATGGTGGAGGCCATAAAGACTTCGGTGCCCAAGGGGACGATAGACCTTAATTTAAAAGCGTTCGACCTCGGTTACGATGCCTTCCAAGAACGAGCCGGAAAATAAGATAAAAGCCGAAGCGGAACCCGACGCGGAGCCGAGTGAGGCCCAGGGCGTCCTCGTGTTGGGCGGCGGCATCGCCGGCATCCAGGCGGCGTTGGACCTGGCCGATGCCCGCGTAAAGGTCTACCTGGTGGAACGCGGCCCCAGCATCGGCGGCCGGATGAGCCAGCTCGACAAGACCTTCCCCACGATGGACTGCTCGATATGAATTCTCGGCCCCAAAATGATGGATGTCGGTAGGCATCCTAACGTCGAGCTGCTAACGCTTTCGGAATTGGTGGGCCTGCGGGGCGAGCCGGGGGACTTCGTCGCCACCGTACGGCGCTACCCCCGCTACGTGGACGAGGGCGAGTGCGTGGGGTGCGGCGATTGCGAGGCGGTGTGTCCCATGGTCGCGCCCAACGTCTTCGAGCACGGCCTGGGCGCCCGCAAGGCCGTATTCCGGCCCTTCCCCCAGGCGGTCCCCGCCGCCTATATTATCGACCGCGACGTCTGCCTGAACGAGGAGGCGTTCCTGGCGTGCAGCAACTGCGCCGACGCCTGCCCCCGCGGCGCCATCGACTTCGACCAGCGCGTCCGCGACGTCGACGTGAACGTGGGCGCGGTCATCGTCGCCACCGGCTTCGACGAGTTCGACCCCCGGGTGATGCGAAACTACGGGTACGGCGTCTACGAGAACGTGATGACCTCGCTCGAGTTCGAGCGGATGCTCAGCGCGTCGGGGCCCACGCGGGGCCACGTCGTCCGGCCCACGGACCGCAAGCCCCCCCTACGCATCGTCTTCGTGCAGTGCGTGGGCGCGCGCGGCGAAGGGGGGCAGCATTTCTGCTCCCGCTTCTGCTGTATGAACGCCGTCAAGGACGCCATGCTCGCGAAGATCCACGACCCCAACGTCGCCTCCATGACCATCCTCTACACCGACATCCGGGCGTTCGGCAAGGGGTTCGACCAGTTCGTGGGGCGCTCCCGCGAGGTGGACGAAATTCATTACGTCCGCGGCCGGCCGGCGAAGATCGTGGGCGACGACGACGGCGACCTGACGGTCTACGCCGAGGATACGCTGAGCGGCGAACAGCTGAAGCTGGAGGCGGACCTGGTCGTGCTCTCGGTAGCCGCCCGTCCCAACGAGACCGCGCGCGACCTGGCCGAAACCCTCGGCGTCGAGCTCGACCGCTACGGCTTCTTCCGCAAGCGCGACCCGGATTCCTTCTACCTCGACACCACGCGCGACGGCATCTACCTGTGCGGCTCCGCCGGCGGCCCCCAGGTCATCCCGGACTGCGTGGCCCAGGCCTCGGGGGCGGCGGCGCTGGCGGCCAAGCACGTCGCGGC of the bacterium genome contains:
- a CDS encoding 4Fe-4S dicluster domain-containing protein, encoding MRFWRTPLDADKMKVPRGELHIIVERCKGCGFCVEYCPRDVLEMSDEFNSKGYHPPKAVKPENCVNCDLCEMICPEFAIYCLTVEEEPVPAEGGQGS
- a CDS encoding 2-oxoacid:acceptor oxidoreductase subunit alpha — protein: MKADPTGVRTGTLYLDGDRAIAEGAMAAGCRFFAGYPITPSTECAEHISERFPEVGGIFIQMEDEIASIAAIIGASWGGARSMTVTSGPGISLMMENIGLAAMLETPCVVANVQRGGPSTGLPTMVGQADVMQARWGSHGDYEIIAYAPQSPQEAFDFTIKAFNMAEKYRTPVIVLLDECVGHMVEKVVIPPADAIELEPRRLTDAAKDEYLPYAYGDDLVPDMAIAGMGYRFHVTGLTHDERGYPDMSVRCQEWLVPRLVAKIRENADDIVDFDEEDTDGADVVVLSFGISGRVSRMAIDLAREKGIKVGFFRLRAIWPFPEKRIAELAKKIKAFVVVEINLGQIFYEVQRCAAGRCETLLSPHAGGGVHDPEDILKVIEKGAKVK
- a CDS encoding thiamine pyrophosphate-dependent enzyme, translating into MSPKGVPEAVIAAVSAEEHPIAPFLRMDRMPHIWCSTCGIGTAVKALAAALEKLDTDLDKVSIVSGIGCTGRVAGYVRLDSFHTTHGRPIPFATGLKLANPELTVIVFSGDGDLAAIGGNHFIHAARRNMDLKVICVNNFIYGMTGGQVAPTTPLNALTSTTPYGNADPPFNLCHLAAACGANYVARWTALHVRRLTKAFGEILVKPGFCFVEVITPCSTLYARKNRLGTGLDIMKYYHDNTVIEHGADPADTDIVFGGPIICGKFVERDRPTWLEYQDRHLGEILGDKYYRGKVVQGASER
- a CDS encoding 2-oxoacid:acceptor oxidoreductase family protein, yielding MRREIRITGFGGQGVILSGVIVGKAASIYDEKNATMSQSYGPEARGSACSTQVLIDDKEILYPYIRKSDVLVAMSQEGYSKFVSELKADGVLIYDEDLVDPGEVKKGIGVYPIKAQRMAETDLGRKIVTNIVMLGFFTAVTQAVPKEAMVEAIKTSVPKGTIDLNLKAFDLGYDAFQERAGK
- a CDS encoding FAD-dependent oxidoreductase yields the protein MPSKNEPENKIKAEAEPDAEPSEAQGVLVLGGGIAGIQAALDLADARVKVYLVERGPSIGGRMSQLDKTFPTMDCSI